A single genomic interval of Saccharothrix saharensis harbors:
- a CDS encoding aldo/keto reductase, whose protein sequence is MTNSTPRVTRRRVLGTTGPEVSALGLGCMGMSDLYGPADEAESVATIHAAVDAGVTLLDTGDFYGMGHNELLISRALRDRHRDDVAISVKFGALRDADGGWHGNDNRPEAVRNFLAYTLRRLGTDHVDVYRPARLDPAVGIEETVGAIKEEVEKGRVRHIGLSEVGADTLRRAHAVHPIVDLQIEYSLLSRGIEESILPTARELGIGITAYGVLSRGLISGHWTASRRTDDFRAVSPRFQGANLDHNLSLVEALRAVAAEKGATVAQLAIAWVLAQGEDIVPLVGARRRDRLAEALGAQDVTLTEADLARIEAAVPADAAAGDRYAPALMAHLDSER, encoded by the coding sequence ATGACGAACTCCACTCCGCGCGTCACCCGTCGTCGGGTCCTCGGCACGACGGGTCCCGAGGTCTCCGCGCTCGGCCTGGGCTGCATGGGCATGTCCGACCTGTACGGCCCGGCCGACGAGGCGGAGAGCGTGGCGACCATCCACGCCGCCGTCGACGCGGGCGTGACGCTGCTCGACACCGGCGACTTCTACGGCATGGGCCACAACGAGCTGCTGATCAGCCGGGCCCTGCGCGACCGCCACCGCGACGACGTGGCCATCAGCGTCAAGTTCGGCGCGCTGCGCGACGCGGACGGCGGCTGGCACGGCAACGACAACCGGCCCGAGGCCGTGCGCAACTTCCTGGCCTACACGCTGCGCCGGCTCGGCACGGACCACGTCGACGTCTACCGCCCCGCCCGCCTGGACCCGGCGGTCGGAATCGAGGAGACCGTCGGCGCGATCAAGGAGGAGGTCGAGAAGGGCCGGGTCCGCCACATCGGCCTGTCCGAGGTCGGCGCGGACACGCTGCGCCGGGCGCACGCGGTCCACCCGATCGTCGACCTCCAGATCGAGTACTCGCTGCTCTCGCGCGGCATCGAGGAGTCGATCCTGCCGACCGCGCGCGAGCTCGGCATCGGCATCACCGCGTACGGCGTGCTGTCGCGCGGCCTGATCTCGGGCCACTGGACGGCGTCCCGGCGGACCGACGACTTCCGCGCGGTCTCACCGCGCTTCCAGGGCGCCAACCTCGACCACAACCTGTCGCTGGTGGAGGCGCTGCGCGCGGTGGCCGCGGAGAAGGGCGCCACGGTCGCCCAGCTCGCCATCGCCTGGGTCCTGGCGCAGGGCGAGGACATCGTGCCGCTCGTGGGTGCCCGCCGCCGCGACCGGCTGGCCGAGGCGCTGGGCGCGCAGGACGTCACGCTCACCGAGGCGGACCTGGCCCGGATCGAGGCGGCGGTCCCGGCCGACGCCGCCGCGGGCGACCGGTACGCGCCCGCCCTGATGGCGCACCTGGACAGCGAACGCTGA